The Deltaproteobacteria bacterium genome segment CGCCCCGACCATGGCGGAGAGCAACGCGAGCCGCGCCGACGCATCGGCGCTGCGGACGACTTCTCCGATGCGAGCGAGCGCCCCGCGAACGCCGTCGGTGTACGTGCGTCTGACGCCGGCCGGCTGGCGCGGCATGTCGGAAGCGAGCGCGGGGAGCGGACATCCGGCCGACGGCGCGTCGCGGTGGGCCTTGCTCAGGTAGCGACGCAAGATCGCCCCGGGCGAACTGCCCGGCTGCCGCGCGAGCCCGGATTGCGCGAATGCCTCGGCGCAGGCTTCCTTCGCCAGCGCCTCCTTGCTTTCGAAATGGCGGTAGAAGCCGCCGGCGGTCAACCCCACCTGCGCCATCACGTCGGCGACGCTGACCGCCTCGATCCCGCGCTGCCGGAAGAGCCGCGAGGCTGCCGCGACGGCAGTCCGGCGGGTACGGGCAGCCTCTTCACGCGACCTTCGCACCGCGTTCTCCCGCGGGGGGCTTCTGCCTGCGCCCTCCGCCCGTCGGCGGCAACGCCGGCGCGTCCGTGGAATCGAGCCCGAACTGCTTGCGGAAAACGCCGTCGAAAACCGCCGCGGGCAGATACCTTCGCAGTCCGGCGACCAGGCCCGAGCGCTTGCCCACCGGATATCGCAGGCGGGGCTTCCCGGCCGTTGCTGCCTCGACGACCGCCTCCGCCACCACCTGCGGATCCTCGGCGCCTTCGGTGTTCCTGCGGAAGTTCTCTCGGGAGTGGTCCCGGGCTTGCTGGTAGTCGCCGACAAGGTGGGCAGCAAGAGTCCCGTTGCTGTCGAAGTTGGTGCGCATGAACCCGGGCTCGACGAGCGCCGCGCGGATTCCCAGCGTGCGAGTCTCGTGATCGAGCGACTCGGCCAGTCCTTCCAGGGCGTGCTTGGAGGCGGCGTAGAGGCCCATGAACGGGGCGGGCAGGAAGCCGAGCACGCTGCTGATGAAGACGATGCGCCCGCTCCGCTGGGCCCGCATCGCCGGCAGCACCGCTTGCGTCATGCGCATCGCGCCGAAGAAGTTCACGTCAAACAGATCGCGGGCCTGCTCGAGCGAGGTCTCCTCGACCGCGCCGATCACCGTGCCGCCGGCGTTGTTGACCAGGAGATCGATGCGGCCCGCCCTGGCCAGCACCTCGGCCATGCCGGCGTCGATGGACGCCTCGTCTCGCACGTCGAGGAGCAGGCGCTCCGTCCCGGCTGGCAGGAAGCTCGCGGCCGATCTCGCCGTACCGAAGACGCGGTATCCCCGCCCGACCAGCGCCCGCGCGGTTGCATTTCCGATCCCCGACGACACGCCCGTCACGATTGCCACTCGACCGTTCATGTTCGCTCCGTAGTTTAGATGACGATTGTCATCTAAAGCCAGCAGATGCTTGCCAGGTGTCTTCGATTCGCCAGTCGGAACCCGTCCGAGGCGATACGGGACCCTCAACCGCCCTTCGCCGCCTGGGGCGGGTTGAGCGAGGCAGCGACGGCACGCGCCACCGCGCGAGGCTGATGCGGAGCGACTGCACCGTGAGCTTGTTCTTGTAGGGCACCTGAGAGCGGAAGCGTCCGCTTTCGACGCTCCACCGAACAGGAATCAGTGCCGAGGACCTGCAGTCGATCCGGGCCGCTTCTCCTCACGGCGCGCGCGGCCTGACGCGGATGGAGTACATCAACCGACTGGCTACCTTGCAGGCAAGAACTCGACACAGGGAGGTGACCGATGAAGGCGATTGTGGTGACGAATCGGGCTGCGGGAACGGCCGGGGCGAAGTTGGTTGAGCGGCCCGAGCCGCAGGCGGCGATAAACGACGTCGTTGTTCAGACTCATGCGTCGGCATTCACCGGGGATGAGCTGGCGTGGCCCTCGACCTGGACCGATCGCGTCGGCCGTGACCGGACGCCTTCAATCCCCGGACACGAACTGGCCGGAGTGGTCACCGCTCTCGGCTATGGCACGACGGGGCTGTCGATTGGACAGCGGGTGTTCGGCCTCACGGACTGGTATCGCGACGGCACGC includes the following:
- a CDS encoding TetR/AcrR family transcriptional regulator, translated to MRRSREEAARTRRTAVAAASRLFRQRGIEAVSVADVMAQVGLTAGGFYRHFESKEALAKEACAEAFAQSGLARQPGSSPGAILRRYLSKAHRDAPSAGCPLPALASDMPRQPAGVRRTYTDGVRGALARIGEVVRSADASARLALLSAMVGALAISRAVDDEELSEAVLRETSRFWIRALARRRPRRRPARRGDPGR
- a CDS encoding SDR family NAD(P)-dependent oxidoreductase; amino-acid sequence: MNGRVAIVTGVSSGIGNATARALVGRGYRVFGTARSAASFLPAGTERLLLDVRDEASIDAGMAEVLARAGRIDLLVNNAGGTVIGAVEETSLEQARDLFDVNFFGAMRMTQAVLPAMRAQRSGRIVFISSVLGFLPAPFMGLYAASKHALEGLAESLDHETRTLGIRAALVEPGFMRTNFDSNGTLAAHLVGDYQQARDHSRENFRRNTEGAEDPQVVAEAVVEAATAGKPRLRYPVGKRSGLVAGLRRYLPAAVFDGVFRKQFGLDSTDAPALPPTGGGRRQKPPAGERGAKVA
- a CDS encoding NADP-dependent oxidoreductase gives rise to the protein MKAIVVTNRAAGTAGAKLVERPEPQAAINDVVVQTHASAFTGDELAWPSTWTDRVGRDRTPSIPGHELAGVVTALGYGTTGLSIGQRVFGLTDWYRDGT